A genomic region of Thunnus albacares chromosome 4, fThuAlb1.1, whole genome shotgun sequence contains the following coding sequences:
- the LOC122980945 gene encoding elastase-1-like, with protein MLRFLVLTTLAAVVLADLEPQPRYVEDSLVRVVGGEMAKPNSWPWQISLQYKSGSYFYHTCGGTLIERGWVMTAAHCVDRQRTWQVVLGEHDVYLTSGDEQVLDVRSVYIHPRWDPRRVSEGYDIALLRLAKDAVLNSHVQLGSLPPSGQILPHNNLCYITGWGRTSTGGSLPAELQQAVLPVVGYQTCSSSNWWGSIVKTTMVCAGGGTESGCNGDSGGPLNCLVDGKYYVHGVTSFVSSFGCNYPRKPTVFTRVSAYIEWIDSIMSNP; from the exons ATGTTGAGGTTTCTGGTGTTGACAACTCTCGCAGCCGTAG tGCTGGCTGACCTGGAGCCCCAGCCCAGGTATGTGGAGGACAGTTTGGTAAGGGTCGTGGGAGGTGAGATGGCCAAACCCAACTCCTGGCCCTGGCAG ATCTCCCTTCAGTACAAATCTGGCAGCTACTTCTACCACACATGCGGAGGAACCCTGATTGAGAGAGGCTGGGTTATGACTGCTGCACACTGCGTGGACAG ACAGAGGACGTGGCAAGTGGTTCTCGGTGAGCATGACGTCTACCTCACCAGTGGCGATGAGCAGGTCCTGGATGTCCGCAGTGTTTACATCCACCCCAGATGGGATCCCAGAAGAGTGTCTGAAGG GTACGACATCGCCCTGCTGCGTTTGGCCAAAGATGCTGTCTTGAACTCTCATGTCCAGCTGGGCTCTCTGCCTCCATCCGGCCAGATTCTGCCCCACAACAACCTTTGCTACATCACTGGATGGGGACGCACCTCCA CTGGTGGCAGTCTGCCCGCTGAGCTGCAGCAGGCCGTCCTTCCTGTGGTTGGCTACCAGACCTGCTCAAGCTCTAACTGGTGGGGCAGCATTGTCAAGACCACCATGGTGTGTGCCGGTGGTGGTACTGAGTCTGGATGCAAT GGTGACTCCGGAGGCCCTCTGAACTGCCTGGTTGATGGAAAATACTACGTCCACGGTGTCACCagctttgtgtcttcttttGGATGTAACTATCCCCGGAAGCCCACTGTCTTCACCCGTGTCTCCGCCTACATCGAATGGATTGACTCA aTCATGAGCAATCCATGA